From Camarhynchus parvulus chromosome 10, STF_HiC, whole genome shotgun sequence, one genomic window encodes:
- the RNF111 gene encoding E3 ubiquitin-protein ligase Arkadia isoform X2, translating to MSKWTPECNIVYTLKADMKSEVPSDAPKRQESLKGILLNPEPIGEAKSFTAEVEMIASKVGNEFSHLCGDSQKQKDMNGNHTDQEKGIVVRKKRKSQQAGPSYTQNCPDKENKGILGLRQHLETQSEDNDSSFSDCISSPSSSLHFGDSDTVTSDEEKDAPVRHPQAVLNTPSRTHSARSQKWPRTEADSVPGLLMKRPCFHNSSLRRLPYRKRAVKTSSSQRTQNQKERILMQRKKREVLARRKYALLPSSSSSSENDLSTESSSSSSTEGEEDLFVSPGENHQNSTAVPSGSMDEDVVVIEASSTPQVTANEEINVTSTDSEVEIVTVGENYRSRSALGHARSHWAAGSSSHAARPPEQRSRSRVSTVIQPLRQNAAEVVDLTVDEDEPTVVPTTSARVEPQAVSSASTTSSSTSTSEQASDAAPNVSSSQPSAAPETTPSLPSGSAAGTSTGDEIRRAASNSTLETGPPAMPRLPSCCPQHSPCGGPSQTHHALGHPHTSCFQQHGHHFQHHHHHHHNPHPAVPLSPSFSDSSCPVERPPPVPAPCGASSSSGTTYHEQALPVDLSSSGIRSHGSGAFHGTSAFDPCCPGSSSRTALYGHQAGAGPSQALPIDGYSSGIVAQPQPQPPPQASLSSCRHYMHSPYASLTRPLHHQASACPHSHGNPPPQPQPPPQVDYVIPHPVHPFHPSISSHASSHPVPPPPPTHPLANAAAPIPQHLPATHQPISHHIPTTAPPAQRLHPHEVIQRMEVQRRRMMQHPTRAHERPPPHPHRMHPNYGHGHHIHVPQTMSSHPRQAPERSAWELGIEAGVTAATYPPGPLHPHLAHYHAPPRLHHLQIGALPLMVPDMAGYPHIRYISSGLDGTSFRGPFRGNFEELIHLEERLGNVNRGATQGTIERCTYPHKYKKVTTDWFSQRKLHCKQDGEEGTEEDTEEKCTICLSILEEGEDVRRLPCMHLFHQVCVDQWLITNKKCPICRVDIEAQLPSES from the exons ATGTCTAAATGGACTCCTGAATGTAATATAGTTTATACTCTAAAAGCGGATATGAAGAGTGAAGTTCCTTCTGATGCACCAAAGAGACAGGAGAGTCTGAAGGGGATCCTCTTGAACCCTGAGCCTATTGGGGAGGCCAAAAGCTTCACTGCAGAAGTTGAGATGATTGCCAGTAAAGTAGGGAATGAGTTCTCTCACTTGTGTGGTGATTCTCAAAAGCAAAAGGACATGAATGGCAACCATACAGACCAAGAGAAAGGTATTGTGGTGCGAAAAAAACGCAAGAGCCAGCAGGCTGGTCCTTCATACACTCAAAACTGTCctgataaagaaaataaaggaatctTAGGATTGAGACAGCATCTAGAAACACAGAGTGAAGACAATGATTCTTCTTTTAGTGACTGTATCTCATCGCCTTCATCTAGCTTGCATTTTGGAGACTCTGACACAGTAACATCTGATGAAGAAAAGGATGCTCCTGTGAGACACCCTCAGGCAGTGCTGAATACTCCAAGTAGAACTCACAGTGCAAGGTCACAAAAGTGGCCTCGGACTGAGGCAGACTCTGTACCTGGGTTATTGATGAAAAGGCCCTGTTTTCACAACAGTTCTTTAAGAAGACTTCCATATAGGAAGAGAGCTGTGAAAACAAGTTCATCACAGCGGACACAGAACCAAAAAGAACGAATTTTAATGCAGAGGAAAAAGCGGGAAGTGTTGGCTCGAAGAAAGTATGCTTTACTCCCcagttccagcagctccagtgagaATGATCTCAGTACTGAATCTTCTTCCAGTTCATCTACTGAAGGGGAGGAGGACTTGTTTGTGTCACCTGGTGAAAACCACCAGAATAGCACAGCTGTTCCTTCAG GAAGCATGGATGAAGATGTTGTGGTGATTGAAGCATCCTCCACTCCCCAAGTCACTGCTAACGAAGAAATAAATGTTACCTCAACAGACAGTGAAGTGGAGATTGTCACAGTTGGTGAAAACTACAG GTCCCGCTCGGCGCTCGGCCACGCGCGCTCGCACTGGGCCGCGGGCTCCAGCTCGCACGCGGCGCGGCCGCCAGAGCAGCGCTCCCGCAGCAGGGTCTCCACCGTCATCCAGCCCCTGCGGCAGAACGCCGCCGAAGTCGTGGACCTCACCGTGGATGAGGATG AGCCGACAGTTGTGCCAACCACATCAGCTCGAGTGGAGCCGCAGGCCGTGAGTTCTGCTTCCACTACCAGCTCCAGTACCTCTACCTCAGAGCAGGCCTCTGATGCAGCTCCCAATGtctccagcagccagccctctgcagcaccagagaCCACTCCCAGTCTCCCcagtggcagtgctgctggcacttcAACTGGAG ATGAAATAAGAAGAGCTGCATCTAATTCGACACTGGAAACTGGCCCTCCGGCCATGCCAAGGCTGCCATCGTGCTGCCCCCAGCATTCTCCTTGTGGAGGGCCTTCACAGACTCATCATGCATTGGGACACCCACATAccagctgcttccagcagcatggCCACCACTTCCAGcatcaccaccatcaccaccacaaCCCTCACCCAGCTGTGCCGCTGTCTCCTTCGTTCAGTGACTCCAGCTGCCCTGTGGAAAGgcctcctcctgtgcctgccccGTGTGGAGCAAGCAGCAGTTCTGGCACCACTTACCACGAGCAG GCATTGCCAGTAGACTTGAGCAGCAGTGGTATCAGGAGCCATGGCAGCGGCGCTTTCCACGGCACGTCAGCGTTTGACCCGTGCTGCCCCGGCTCCTCGTCGCGCACGGCGCTCTACGGGCACCAGGCGGGCGCCGggcccagccaggccctgcccatCGACGGCTACAGCTCGGGCATcgtggcacagccacagccacagcccccgCCCCAGGCCTCGCTCTCGTCCTGCCGCCACTACATGCACTCTCCTT ATGCTTCCTTGACCAGACCTCTTCACCATCAAGCTTCTGCATGTCCTCACTCTCATGGAAATCCTCCTCCACAGCCACAACCTCCACCTCAAGTGGATTATGTTATCCCTCATCCAGTGCATCCCTTTCATCCTTCGATCTCCTCTCATGCATCTTCTCATCCTGTTCCACCTCCACCACCAACTCATCCCTTAGCCAATGCAGCTGCTCCAATACCACAGCATCTCCCTGCAACACACCAGCCCATATCCCATCACATCCCTACAacagcacctccagcacagagGCTACATCCCCATGAAGTGATCCAGAGGATGGAGGTCCAGAGAAGAAGGATGATGCAACACCCAAC ACGTGCTCATGAGCGGCCTCCTCCACATCCTCACAGAATGCATCCTAATTATGGTCATGGGCATCACATCCATGTGCCTCAGACTATGTCTTCCCATCCTCGACAGGCTCCAGAGAGATCTGCCTG GGAACTAGGAATTGAAGCTGGTGTGACTGCAGCTACCTACCCTCCAGGGCCCTTGCATCCTCACTTGGCCCACTACCATGCACCTCCTCGACTGCATCACTTGCAAATAGGAGCTCTTCCTCTAATG GTACCAGACATGGCGGGCTACCCTCACATCCGTTACATTTCATCGGGATTGGATGGAACATCATTCAGAGGCCCTTTCAGGGGCAATTTTGAG GAGCTGATTCACTTGGAGGAACGACTAGGCAATGTTAATCGTGGAGCAACACAGGGAACTATAGAAAGATGCACATATCCACATAAATACAAAAAG GTAACAACTGATTGGTTCTCACAGAGGAAACTGCACTGCAAACAAGATGGGGAGGAAGGAACAGAAGAAGACACAGAGGAAAAGTGCACCATCTGTTTGTCTATATTGGAGGAAGGTGAAGATGTCAG GCGCCTTCCATGTATGCACCTTTTCCACCAAGTATGTGTAGATCAGTGGTTGATTACTAACAAGAAGTGCCCCATTTGCAGAGTGGACATTGAGGCTCAGCTGCCTAGTGAAAGTTGA
- the RNF111 gene encoding E3 ubiquitin-protein ligase Arkadia isoform X5 has protein sequence MSKWTPECNIVYTLKADMKSEVPSDAPKRQESLKGILLNPEPIGEAKSFTAEVEMIASKVGNEFSHLCGDSQKQKDMNGNHTDQEKGIVVRKKRKSQQAGPSYTQNCPDKENKGILGLRQHLETQSEDNDSSFSDCISSPSSSLHFGDSDTVTSDEEKDAPVRHPQAVLNTPSRTHSARSQKWPRTEADSVPGLLMKRPCFHNSSLRRLPYRKRAVKTSSSQRTQNQKERILMQRKKREVLARRKYALLPSSSSSSENDLSTESSSSSSTEGEEDLFVSPGENHQNSTAVPSGSMDEDVVVIEASSTPQVTANEEINVTSTDSEVEIVTVGENYRSRSALGHARSHWAAGSSSHAARPPEQRSRSRVSTVIQPLRQNAAEVVDLTVDEDEPTVVPTTSARVEPQAVSSASTTSSSTSTSEQASDAAPNVSSSQPSAAPETTPSLPSGSAAGTSTGDEIRRAASNSTLETGPPAMPRLPSCCPQHSPCGGPSQTHHALGHPHTSCFQQHGHHFQHHHHHHHNPHPAVPLSPSFSDSSCPVERPPPVPAPCGASSSSGTTYHEQQALPVDLSSSGIRSHGSGAFHGTSAFDPCCPGSSSRTALYGHQAGAGPSQALPIDGYSSGIVAQPQPQPPPQASLSSCRHYMHSPYASLTRPLHHQASACPHSHGNPPPQPQPPPQVDYVIPHPVHPFHPSISSHASSHPVPPPPPTHPLANAAAPIPQHLPATHQPISHHIPTTAPPAQRLHPHEVIQRMEVQRRRMMQHPTRAHERPPPHPHRMHPNYGHGHHIHVPQTMSSHPRQAPERSAWELGIEAGVTAATYPPGPLHPHLAHYHAPPRLHHLQIGALPLMELIHLEERLGNVNRGATQGTIERCTYPHKYKKVTTDWFSQRKLHCKQDGEEGTEEDTEEKCTICLSILEEGEDVRRLPCMHLFHQVCVDQWLITNKKCPICRVDIEAQLPSES, from the exons ATGTCTAAATGGACTCCTGAATGTAATATAGTTTATACTCTAAAAGCGGATATGAAGAGTGAAGTTCCTTCTGATGCACCAAAGAGACAGGAGAGTCTGAAGGGGATCCTCTTGAACCCTGAGCCTATTGGGGAGGCCAAAAGCTTCACTGCAGAAGTTGAGATGATTGCCAGTAAAGTAGGGAATGAGTTCTCTCACTTGTGTGGTGATTCTCAAAAGCAAAAGGACATGAATGGCAACCATACAGACCAAGAGAAAGGTATTGTGGTGCGAAAAAAACGCAAGAGCCAGCAGGCTGGTCCTTCATACACTCAAAACTGTCctgataaagaaaataaaggaatctTAGGATTGAGACAGCATCTAGAAACACAGAGTGAAGACAATGATTCTTCTTTTAGTGACTGTATCTCATCGCCTTCATCTAGCTTGCATTTTGGAGACTCTGACACAGTAACATCTGATGAAGAAAAGGATGCTCCTGTGAGACACCCTCAGGCAGTGCTGAATACTCCAAGTAGAACTCACAGTGCAAGGTCACAAAAGTGGCCTCGGACTGAGGCAGACTCTGTACCTGGGTTATTGATGAAAAGGCCCTGTTTTCACAACAGTTCTTTAAGAAGACTTCCATATAGGAAGAGAGCTGTGAAAACAAGTTCATCACAGCGGACACAGAACCAAAAAGAACGAATTTTAATGCAGAGGAAAAAGCGGGAAGTGTTGGCTCGAAGAAAGTATGCTTTACTCCCcagttccagcagctccagtgagaATGATCTCAGTACTGAATCTTCTTCCAGTTCATCTACTGAAGGGGAGGAGGACTTGTTTGTGTCACCTGGTGAAAACCACCAGAATAGCACAGCTGTTCCTTCAG GAAGCATGGATGAAGATGTTGTGGTGATTGAAGCATCCTCCACTCCCCAAGTCACTGCTAACGAAGAAATAAATGTTACCTCAACAGACAGTGAAGTGGAGATTGTCACAGTTGGTGAAAACTACAG GTCCCGCTCGGCGCTCGGCCACGCGCGCTCGCACTGGGCCGCGGGCTCCAGCTCGCACGCGGCGCGGCCGCCAGAGCAGCGCTCCCGCAGCAGGGTCTCCACCGTCATCCAGCCCCTGCGGCAGAACGCCGCCGAAGTCGTGGACCTCACCGTGGATGAGGATG AGCCGACAGTTGTGCCAACCACATCAGCTCGAGTGGAGCCGCAGGCCGTGAGTTCTGCTTCCACTACCAGCTCCAGTACCTCTACCTCAGAGCAGGCCTCTGATGCAGCTCCCAATGtctccagcagccagccctctgcagcaccagagaCCACTCCCAGTCTCCCcagtggcagtgctgctggcacttcAACTGGAG ATGAAATAAGAAGAGCTGCATCTAATTCGACACTGGAAACTGGCCCTCCGGCCATGCCAAGGCTGCCATCGTGCTGCCCCCAGCATTCTCCTTGTGGAGGGCCTTCACAGACTCATCATGCATTGGGACACCCACATAccagctgcttccagcagcatggCCACCACTTCCAGcatcaccaccatcaccaccacaaCCCTCACCCAGCTGTGCCGCTGTCTCCTTCGTTCAGTGACTCCAGCTGCCCTGTGGAAAGgcctcctcctgtgcctgccccGTGTGGAGCAAGCAGCAGTTCTGGCACCACTTACCACGAGCAG CAGGCATTGCCAGTAGACTTGAGCAGCAGTGGTATCAGGAGCCATGGCAGCGGCGCTTTCCACGGCACGTCAGCGTTTGACCCGTGCTGCCCCGGCTCCTCGTCGCGCACGGCGCTCTACGGGCACCAGGCGGGCGCCGggcccagccaggccctgcccatCGACGGCTACAGCTCGGGCATcgtggcacagccacagccacagcccccgCCCCAGGCCTCGCTCTCGTCCTGCCGCCACTACATGCACTCTCCTT ATGCTTCCTTGACCAGACCTCTTCACCATCAAGCTTCTGCATGTCCTCACTCTCATGGAAATCCTCCTCCACAGCCACAACCTCCACCTCAAGTGGATTATGTTATCCCTCATCCAGTGCATCCCTTTCATCCTTCGATCTCCTCTCATGCATCTTCTCATCCTGTTCCACCTCCACCACCAACTCATCCCTTAGCCAATGCAGCTGCTCCAATACCACAGCATCTCCCTGCAACACACCAGCCCATATCCCATCACATCCCTACAacagcacctccagcacagagGCTACATCCCCATGAAGTGATCCAGAGGATGGAGGTCCAGAGAAGAAGGATGATGCAACACCCAAC ACGTGCTCATGAGCGGCCTCCTCCACATCCTCACAGAATGCATCCTAATTATGGTCATGGGCATCACATCCATGTGCCTCAGACTATGTCTTCCCATCCTCGACAGGCTCCAGAGAGATCTGCCTG GGAACTAGGAATTGAAGCTGGTGTGACTGCAGCTACCTACCCTCCAGGGCCCTTGCATCCTCACTTGGCCCACTACCATGCACCTCCTCGACTGCATCACTTGCAAATAGGAGCTCTTCCTCTAATG GAGCTGATTCACTTGGAGGAACGACTAGGCAATGTTAATCGTGGAGCAACACAGGGAACTATAGAAAGATGCACATATCCACATAAATACAAAAAG GTAACAACTGATTGGTTCTCACAGAGGAAACTGCACTGCAAACAAGATGGGGAGGAAGGAACAGAAGAAGACACAGAGGAAAAGTGCACCATCTGTTTGTCTATATTGGAGGAAGGTGAAGATGTCAG GCGCCTTCCATGTATGCACCTTTTCCACCAAGTATGTGTAGATCAGTGGTTGATTACTAACAAGAAGTGCCCCATTTGCAGAGTGGACATTGAGGCTCAGCTGCCTAGTGAAAGTTGA